The genomic stretch CTTGTTCTAGTACTGGAACTCCTTTTTTAAGCAAAGAAAGATCAGAAATACTCACTTTTGTTATTCAACTCCtctttaaatcattaatcaAACACTGTCAGATTATCCTCTCTATTGACAAGAGATTAGATAATTCTATTGTGAATCTGAGTATGAGTTTAACACATCATATTCAAACAGTATTCTCTGGAAATCAAGATCTTGCAATTATGATGAGCTCATGCACAAGTCTATTAATTATCCTCTCAAATAGTTCAGCTAACTATATTCGAAATATTGTCTCTAACTTTGAAGTCGTTTCTGGTAATTTATCTTACGAATATGATTGTATCCGTAAAATGGCCTCTAGAGAATCCATTGTCAGCAATAATAAACTCTTTCAAAGACTTCCTTTTCAAAATAACCTTAAAATTGGTAATTTTATCTCATATTTAAGGTATTTAGAAGGAATTGCTAACCTTTATCTTTTAAATGTTGAAAGACCCAATTTTCTTACTCCTAATAAAAAAGCTACTATTGAAAAAGTTATCCTCTCCATGTCTCCTGTAGTTCTTGAACAAATGGAGAAACTTATCACTATCTACTTTTCTCAATACAAACCCGAAAATATCTTTGGTGATTATTCTCTCTTTTATGATGGAGAAGGAGCTAGACtgaaatttattgattttattgCACCAATAATTATCCAAACTTCACTCAAATGGGTATCTGCATCTCAAGAAATCAGCCTTAGAAGATTTAGCAAGTTACATACTAGCTCCTATTTTGATATCTCAAAGTTCCCTAATATCCTTGAAATGGTATTATTACCTATACGAAGGGACCAAATCAGTGATGAAGTTTCGGATATCATCCTAAACTTTTTAGAAAGTTACTCAGCTCATCTTAGTCTATCAAACAAACACTCTGTACCGATCTCTGTAttatccaaaaatattctAATCTCATCATTGTTATTGTCAAGCTCAATGAACAAGGATTCTACAATATTCACTTTGAGAGAAGaactttctttattaaatacaaaCCTAAACTGGCTTAAGGTTTTAATCAAGTACTTTAAGATCTTTTCTCATTCTTTAGTACCTTTACTAATCATTTTTGATCTAATGGATCTTCCCTTAAACTCTGATCTTGAAAAGCTAGAGTTTGAGGATCCATCCATTCAAGATTTATATCAAGAATGGATCGATACTTGTTCAACaacttttttgaaaattgtCTTTGAAACAATTTCCAAGGCATCTAGAATCTCTAAGGTTAACAGAGCCACATTTTCTGCACCAATCATGATCACATGTGGTGATTATCATCAATCAAAAGATTTGAAGTCATCTGTTAATGATCAAAGCTTTATCAAGAGTAACTTTGATATTGCTGATATGAGAGTAGGACTTGAGATGGATCTAGATTTAGATCTTGATCATGAAATTCCAAGAATTATCGATGATTTTGGTCAAACTTTAGGAATTGATTATAGAAATGATCCAGATTTGGGTTCTGGATTACTTTTTCTGCCAGAAACTCTTAATGTTAATgataatacaaaattaCCATTTAACAAATTATCTCAAAGTAATGTTCATAACAGTACTTCAATGATTCCTAATCCTATTCAGTTTACTGACTTCAAACACCAACatattcatcattatcagCACCAACATCAGCAGCATCTTATGGACGTGCCAGATTTTAACATTCAACTAGGCAGTGAAAGTAGCCatattttccaaaaatatcGTCGAGAAGTACATTATTTAATGTGTTGCTTATCCTTAATCACTTTAAGAGGATCATCTGAGTTTATATTACTCTCGATTTCTGGTTGGGGAAGTTTATGTAATTCATTGAgaatttcatcttcatGTAGTTCATATCTTGAAGATCTTTTAATGATCACCAATCAGACTAAGTTTAAGCCTTTAGAAGAATgctttcaaaaaattaaaaaccAAAGAGAAAACGTTTCTGACAAATTTGCagatattgatgaaattggTCTTGTTGGAATACAAAGGTACTTTGTTTGGTCAATTGTCCAATTAGGAGAATTTCCTGATGAGCTTTATAACTTTGAAGATCATTCAGATTCATATTTCCCAAAATTCTCACAGAAGAAATCGAATCATTTGAAGATTAGAGAATCTATCAGAGATGCTGTTAGAAATGCAATATTCTTCCCAGAATCTCCCAATATTGCAAATCCTGGTtttgatgataatgataataataatattaacaaaataaattatcatctttcaacaaattcaagaggtattattaaatatatattgcCTTTCTATTCTTTCCAAATGTTCCTTAAAGATACATATCTTCATCTAAATGGATTTAATCTTGTTAGTTATATTGGATCTGGacaaatcaaaattaaaagatcTATACcaaatactaataatataCAAATTAAAAGCTTTATTGTACGCTTAGAATCCATTTTACATGCATTTAGTGCAATTATTAAGAAGGGATTAACATCTTTCCCTTTAAGACCTAATACAACCAAAATAACTGAAAAGATGGGTAATGATGATCTTAATAGAATGTATAACaatgaagatgaaattaGGAGTTTGTTAGAAATGGTCAATGCTTCCTTAAaaattgatgatgaagatgtAATTAATAGTGAACTTAATAATCGCGAATTAGTTCTTGGTAATGAAAATGACTATTTTGAACAAACTCGAATTCTCTTTGATGCTGTTATGCTTAAAATCTTCAAAGTAACTGGCGAATTTGAAGGTCTTATGGACATTTACCTTAGAAATTGTCATCAGAGATTAGCAGACCAAAGAATTATGATTGATGATGGAGTTAGAGTTTATGAGAGATTATTTAGACAATTATTATGTACTTTAATTACTCTACTTGGAGTTAGCTCAGTTTGGTTTAATGATAAATCCATTCTAGTCACTTTAAAAGGtcttaaatatatttttagatCACTACAACTTATTCAAGAAGATCATTTCTTCCCATTGGCTCTAGAACAAGATCATGTTGGAGCCTTAGCCTTGTTAAAGCTTTCTCAAAACAAGACatgttttgaaaatgaaatctTGGATTATATGGTTGTCAAATGTATGGATTCATTTTCTAGACTATTCTCTGATTCTAAAAAACAAGTTGAAATTCCCTCAATGACTTTTGAGAGCTATCTAATTCTATTAACTTCACTTGGAATTTGTATTTCACATATCATTTCTGATGTTGATAAAGATCATCTATCATTCTATTCTTGTACTAATTCACCAAAATCCATTTCAGCAACAACTTCTTCATCAGTTTCAGCTTCAAATGTTGGTAATAACAAAGAACATCTTTATCTATTTAAAAAACTACAAAAATGGAAGAAGTATACTGGAATGGTCTTGGAGAAATACTTGTATCTATTAGATAGATTAATTGAGATCTATAATGTCAAGATTATGGATCAAGATTCTTTCAAGAATATGGATGGCAATCATGGTAATTGTAGTCataacaaaaataagaTACCGGTAActgatgatgaaatttgtcaaatttataatttattattagtgaCTTACATGTTATTTTGTGGACTTGAAGcattcttttcttcaatatttccaTGTAAGTATAGGCCGTATAGTTATGTAATACTTACAATAGGAGCAGAGAAATTTTCtcatttgaatattttggaatatAGCAAGAAATTATTCGAGTCAGAGAGTAATCTAAAATCTTCTATTGCTGCTAAGATTTTAAAGGATGCTTCTAATTACATTTTAGGGTTCTTTTCAAAGGAGTTTTATTCAAGGataagaattattttacGTTTATCATGTGCTATTTCACCAAATTGGTTACAAGTACTTTATCATCCATATACTTGTATAATATCTTGCATACTCCAATTACCATTTTTGAGTACgaataatataaatggTGAGGGGGGAGGCTCAGACCTTCTTCTTGGGTTGTATAGATATATTGGTTATGATGAGTTCCAATTTCTTTCAATGGACGCTCCTTTTGGCAATCTACGTGGTTGCGTTGGTGTAATGGGTGGtcatattattactaatagTAATGGTAATAGTAATAACAGCAACTTGAATATGAGTATTAGCAGCAGTAGTGGTGGTAGTACCagtataaatattattaataataataataatattagtaacaatggtaatagtaataataacagtaataataatcatattaacaataacaataataatattaataacaatactattaataataacaataatagcGGAATTGGGATAGGAGGAATGATAGCAGGAATTACTGCTAATAATGGTGTTATGATTCCTAATATCCAGAGAGGTAGAGATTTGGGGAGTAAATGTAATTGTTGTTTTAATGGGGAAAATGAGGGTTTTGGTTCCAATGggataataaagaaaggGTTGCATCCTATAATAACTTTGATCTacaaattattactatttaataGGGGGTTAAATGTTGATGCAATTTCTATTACGAAATTGCTACAATCTAACTTTCGGGGTTTGGGAAACTTTAGTGTTGGTGGAAGTGTGATAACTGGAGGGACAGGAGCGGGAGTAGGAGTGGGAACGGGAATAGAGGTCGGTCTAAGTGGATGGTCACCATTATCGTCATCATCCACTTTGGGTTTTGTCAGTAATGGCGGAAATAACCAGAAATATCTTAAGGACGTGTTTAATATGTTGAAAGGGGACTTAATGTTTTACAGGGGTGATGGGGGGAATTGTCATAATGGTGACAatcataataatgataataataataataatgctTTTTCAAAAGTATGTATTTGCAATTATgttccaaatatttttttaccATTGTCAGTAATGATGTTAAGGGTACCATATTTTACACTAAAAGGGAAGCAGAAATTTTTGGACCCAATATTGTCATTTATTAACTCCTTTAAAACATTTAATGTGCATCCAATCATCCAGTTTTTGAGTTATTACTCTGTTAGTGTTTCTACTTTAACTAGCATAAATAGAGATGATTATAAGCTACAAGATTCGACGGGTTATTTTAGATATTTTAAGAAAGATTCTGGATTACAAGATGTAAATAAACTAAACACCTTTTGTATGTATGTGAATCAGATGAGTAATTTAGATGGTAATCTCCGAATGAATAATAGCAGAATTGATGATCATTGTTCTTGCTTGGAGTACCATGATGGCGTTTGTTTAACTTTACTATTATTGTTACAGAATTTGACAAATTTATCAGTAACTAATGATAACTGTTATCCTGGACAAGGGGGAGGTAATACTGGGATGGGAATTTTAGGTGGATGTAATGGAGCTTATAACGTGAATACAAGCTTCATTAAGATCGTTGGTACTCCGATACGAGCGAATTTGGAAGTATTTATAGAATATGTAATATCAAGATGTATAGttacattattaatatgtATAGGAGCACAAAATTGTAATATAAAGAGAAGAGTAGAAAAGGAGAGGATTATGAATTactataataataatcctATAGAgatgaatttaaatgattatAATAGTTACAATGATGGTTCAAATGGGGCATTATCatcaattaaatcaatattcaATGAAAATAACAACAGCAGTAGAAGGATATTTAATCAAGGAGGACCAGTAGTAGATAGAGGAATGATAATTACTACTCCAGGATCCGAAACAATacaaaatattggaataaatGGAGGAGGTATAAGTATGAATGGAACAGGATCATATTCTGTGTTATGCGGCaataatggtaataatagtaataataataatatgaatatgaaCAATGtgaataacaataatataagCTTTTCAGGGGAAAGTATTTATGATATGGAACCCGATCAGATTAAAGATGAGTTGAAACAAAATGAGATTAATGAAAGGTTTATACCACAAAAACTACTTTCAAATCAAAGGTGGGTAGTAATtacaataaaatatttactagGAACAGAATTTACAAGTAGGATTAATAAACAACAAATTGAGAGATTATTTACAAGCTCAGTTTGGGGTGTAGAGTTGACAACAACCATTTTATTGGCAATTTTAGAATCATATTGTGATTCTGAATCCTTTTCAATACTTTCcgatattttgattttaattaGACAATTACTTAACAAGAAACGTTTCAGAAATCTTTTAGAAGCTTCGTTCTGCAGACTTCCAATAAGAATGTTGATTCATTCAGCAAATATTTCAACTCATTATCCGATGTTACACTTCCCATTAACAAATGGtataaaaatgaatgaTTATTTCTTAAGAAGGGATTTTGAGAAGaatttaacaaaaaatcATGGAAGTAATTATCACCAGAAATCAAAGAGTTCTTTGGTTGCTTGTACAGTTCGACAGTTCGTCTATAGACTATTAGAGgagaatttctttttaaattcgAACATGATGGATATGGGTTTTCCTCATAATGGGAATAATGGAAATGgtaatatgaatatttttgatttcaaTAGTGGTAATTTTGGTAAGAATTTTGTGAATAATGAAGAGTTTTCCCACATGCACGAGGATATGTCATTTGGCGGGAATGTGAATTATAAACTTccatatatattaaagtcTTCATTTACATCAGATGTGATAAAGGATTTTATTCAACAGATTGTGAGCGTTTCAGTGTCTCAAACGAACAAGACAAAGTTCAGGCAgattttgaaagaattttgCGTAAAATCAGTGTGCAAGAGAATGGATGAATAAATGTGAGCGTAACCTAAGATAGGTTTGTATGCATGTGGTAATTTTGTATAAGGGCGTACATTAGTGAAtgatattatatatatttgtatatatatgtatatgtGCTTATAtgttataaatatttatatataacaATTACAATGTTGTAACCATATTACAAAATGAATACAGATACGCCTGTATGCAATACTTTATTTTGGGTTTGCCTTTTTTTCCTATTTCaatgttttttttgcaaGGCAATCTCTTCTTCTTGATTCaatattgttttctttttttttgtaacATTTTGAATAGTGGGATGCTTTGGAAAGAAAGATAACTTGAAAAAGGGGGAAAGTGTGAACggttttaatataaaaaataatattgaatacaAATCACGGAGAGATGGTGGGAATATTACAAAGCTAATATGTgtcattaattaatttgataaaaattgaaatgGTCTTGTGGGTTTGAGTTTTTGATtactaattatttaaatgagggtttttaaaaaaaaaaaaataataaaagaaatggatttattgataatttgaGATTAGgtaaagaaataattttaaaaaatgatttaaagaaatgatgattttgttttctttaatattattactctCAATAATAACTAAGTTCGGGCCTTGACACAAATACAGAAAAAATAAGGCGGCAACTCTGGTGCTCATAATGCTTCCAGAACTTTAATATAGCCAAGAAGGTCTAACAATTCCAAGCAAGAAAGTCAATGTTTGGTTGGATTATGGGTAATTGGggtatttaaaaaaagatgtATTTGAAATATGATTTTGGGGGATCCTGGggactttttttttttttttagatgATACATATTAATGGACAAGGTATTTCTTCACAAGTAAGAGTTAAAGCTCTTgtgaaagaaaaaatttagGCTAACAATCGAAGGAGAGGGAATTGTTGATCATTacattcaatatttattttttagcTTGCTtagtatttaaatttgttgaaaaaaagaaaaaaagaaaaaaaaatcatttgtCATTGGGGTTTATATTGGATTgctattaataaatattggaatGCTGGTTTTTCTAACATTTCGATATGTATTACCGATGTTCAAtgattatttgtatttatttaaataatgaatgaATGTTTATGAATACACTCGAAtatatcattttcaatttaaGATAAGAGGCAATTATGATCATTTTTTCCTCTCGTTTCTTGAGGAAATGATGATTAATATATTGTGGGGGAGGAAAGTAGAGTTGTTCTTCTCGAGTAAAGTTTTAGATTGTGAATTAGGTGGGCAGATGGCGTGAGAGTTTTGAGATATGGATGAGTTTGAGTGGGTTTTGGATGCAGGATGGTGGCGAGTGCGTTAAAGGAGGATTAGAGGAGGGGGAGAATAGAGAAATTAGAGTGAAAGGAATTTAAGGAGTTAAACTTAGAGATTAGCaatatgaatatttgtTAGGATTTATTGCGGATGttttttgagaaaatttAGTTTGGTATGAATGAGTGAAATAGAAACTTGTGCAATCTCACCTGATTTTGTGAAATATCATTTTTCATTGGAATTGAAAGGTAATCTTGTGATTCGGTTATAACTCTGAAATTTTAGTCAATTTTCTAGAGTTAGTAAGATGTTGTCATAGGAATATGTTGTTTCAAATTGTACATATtctgaattaaatttgttaATTTGTTTGTGTCATGTTGAAACATGCAGTGGCGCCATTAACTAATTTTGTTAATTGTATTAGtagtatttaaatttaaaaaaaaaaaaaatcaagaaaaaatgaagataacAAAAAAGAGTATATTACTTTATATACCAAATTTGATAGGTAAGTTTTCTTGTAAATCATTTATAAATatgagaaaatattaatagcCTTGACTTAAATTATAAACTTTATAACAAAGGGTActtaagaatattattgggATTGACACCACTAATTATTAGTACCGAGTATTACTATATCTCAATACTTTTCTATGGAATAAGTCAGATTTTAGATGCATTTGATGGATATTTTGCGAGATTATTATCTCAAGAAACAAAATTTGGAGCTATATTAGATATGATTACTGATAGATGCAGCacagtaataataataatattagcaATCACATTAAATAAGAGCTACACatttttgatgataatatttttgatagGAGATATTTCTGGTCATTGGCTATACATGATTTCAAGTATTTCATCAGGAGGAAGTTCAcataaaagtattaaagaagaaatgtGGCcgattttaaaattatattattcaaaaaaaccattattatttacattaCATGCATGTAATGAAGCTTTATGGTTAATTTTATATGGCCAGGGATGTATTTACGATAAAGCTACAAACctaaaacaattaaatcaaattgataaaaaattcattcTAGTAACATCATACTCTCTCTACATGATTCTGCCACTTGCCTTgatcaaaaatataataaattttgttcatttattttatggttgtaatattattttggaaACTGAtgttaaagaaagaatgaaaaattaatgCACACAAAAGGCGGGTTGTAgtaaaatatcaatttatttttaaattttctaGTATCGctaatatttgttttttagTTACTAATCTTAAAATGCCTACCTTTGCTCTAATATTCTCCCGACTCTTCTTTTGTATGAATTGAATACATGCATACAACGCATAATATCTACTTTTACTTATCACTAGCGCTTGCCCCGCTATTATCAG from Cryptosporidium parvum Iowa II chromosome 8, whole genome shotgun sequence encodes the following:
- a CDS encoding CDP-diacylglycerol--inositol 3-phosphatidyltransferase isoform 1; phosphatidylinositol synthase; PtdIns synthase; PI synthase encodes the protein MITDRCSTVIIIILAITLNKSYTFLMIIFLIGDISGHWLYMISSISSGGSSHKSIKEEMWPILKLYYSKKPLLFTLHACNEALWLILYGQGCIYDKATNLKQLNQIDKKFILVTSYSLYMILPLALIKNIINFVHLFYGCNIILETDVKERMKN